A part of Deltaproteobacteria bacterium genomic DNA contains:
- a CDS encoding S8 family serine peptidase — protein MSAFRFSRHVSVLVALMVFVMSPAAAYAARFDDALVDALAEAAPGETLNVYVVMAESVDLSSLTSYMDDARLTRAQRHLLVVEELQDMAASTQSALLGTLAGAGAAVRRVRPFWIANAVAVEADAAYIESLRARRDIASVYLDPPLELIEPVAVGDAIAADDVATGILGSITASRAPELWAMGYDGTGALACDQDTGADATHPAFADRWRGLDGGVLPEHAWFDPVGSETFPTDSGSHGTHTLGTILGDDGAGHQIGMAPGAKWIGAKTIDVPGGNIYSDAIAAFEWMADPDGNPGTVDDVPDAVNNSWGIPNPSCANDFYAAIDAAEAAGVVVLFAAGNEGPAAKTLRSPGNRITTSLNTFSVGALKQDNTTITSFSSRGPSRCDNLTLKPEVSAIGDNVLSSVPGNNYSTMSGTSMATPAVTGAAILLRGAFPEATVDQVKMALYETAVDLGAAGEDNIYGRGRIDVVEAYWWLLAEMVTSNATLSVDRALYSCDDLVRVTVTEGDLSGSLNVTVKSTTEAGGETLALAEDVDVDGLFRGQIATATGAPAADGVLQLTNGDTITVTYTDANDGEGGINVVETKNASADCAAPAFAGATGATGLDNEAEITWDPATDLGVVVYNIYRADASGGHDFDDPIDTATESPWLDQWAPNGADWYYVVRACDPFGNCDGNTVEVTASPTGPDRIFFDNFDLEPRAWQIVDGGSNTATWNSDNAGSRSSPHWTDRFIAADKETTGALQRMDEQLITPPLDCSHHEGIELRFRHEYRHGLLDRAQVAWSYDGATWTNLVNWGADQEGAVTFDLPEADLYPQVFVLFYFKNAGLDAQYWGLDNIEVVGWPSTGTPTTTTSTTTSTTTTTIPGDDDTDDDTADDDADDDTADDDIVDDDTTDDDTVDDDVVDDDTTDDDTIDDDSLDDDTADDDTVDGADDSGGNNNDGGCGC, from the coding sequence ATGTCCGCTTTTCGTTTTTCCCGCCATGTTTCCGTTCTCGTCGCTTTGATGGTTTTCGTAATGTCACCCGCCGCCGCGTACGCCGCGCGATTCGACGACGCGCTCGTGGACGCGCTGGCCGAGGCTGCGCCGGGCGAAACGCTGAATGTCTACGTCGTGATGGCGGAGTCGGTGGATCTGTCCTCGCTCACGTCGTACATGGACGACGCGCGCCTGACCCGCGCGCAGCGGCACCTGTTGGTCGTCGAGGAGTTGCAGGACATGGCTGCGTCGACGCAGAGCGCGCTGCTGGGCACGCTGGCCGGCGCGGGCGCGGCGGTGCGCCGGGTGCGTCCGTTCTGGATCGCCAACGCGGTCGCGGTCGAGGCCGACGCCGCGTACATCGAATCGCTGCGCGCGCGGCGCGATATCGCGAGCGTCTATCTCGATCCGCCGCTGGAGCTGATCGAGCCGGTGGCCGTGGGCGACGCGATCGCCGCGGACGACGTGGCCACGGGGATTCTCGGCAGCATCACGGCGTCGCGCGCGCCGGAACTTTGGGCGATGGGATACGACGGCACGGGCGCGCTCGCGTGCGATCAGGACACCGGCGCGGACGCCACGCACCCCGCCTTCGCCGACCGCTGGCGCGGACTCGACGGCGGCGTGTTGCCCGAACACGCGTGGTTCGACCCGGTCGGCAGCGAGACCTTTCCGACGGACTCCGGCTCGCACGGAACGCATACCCTCGGCACGATCCTCGGCGACGACGGCGCGGGGCACCAGATCGGCATGGCGCCCGGGGCCAAGTGGATCGGCGCGAAGACGATCGACGTGCCCGGCGGCAACATTTACAGCGACGCGATCGCCGCGTTCGAGTGGATGGCGGATCCCGACGGCAATCCCGGCACGGTGGACGACGTGCCCGACGCGGTGAACAACTCTTGGGGCATTCCGAATCCGTCGTGCGCGAACGACTTCTACGCGGCGATCGACGCGGCCGAGGCGGCGGGGGTGGTGGTACTCTTCGCGGCGGGCAACGAGGGACCGGCGGCCAAGACGCTGCGTTCGCCGGGCAACCGCATCACGACGTCGCTCAACACCTTCTCGGTGGGCGCGCTCAAGCAGGACAATACGACGATCACGAGCTTTTCGTCGCGCGGCCCGTCGCGCTGCGACAACCTGACGCTGAAGCCCGAGGTCTCGGCGATCGGCGACAACGTGTTGTCGTCGGTGCCGGGCAACAACTACAGCACCATGAGCGGCACCTCGATGGCGACGCCCGCGGTGACCGGCGCGGCGATTCTGCTGCGCGGCGCGTTTCCCGAGGCGACCGTCGATCAGGTCAAGATGGCTCTGTACGAAACCGCGGTGGATTTGGGCGCGGCGGGCGAGGACAACATCTACGGGCGCGGGCGTATCGACGTGGTCGAGGCGTACTGGTGGCTGCTCGCGGAGATGGTCACGTCGAACGCGACGCTCTCCGTCGACCGCGCGCTGTACTCGTGCGATGACCTCGTGCGCGTGACGGTGACCGAGGGCGATCTGTCCGGCTCGCTGAACGTGACCGTGAAGAGCACCACCGAGGCCGGCGGCGAAACGCTCGCCCTCGCCGAGGACGTGGATGTGGACGGACTGTTCCGCGGCCAGATCGCGACCGCGACCGGCGCGCCCGCGGCCGATGGCGTGCTCCAGCTGACCAACGGCGACACGATCACGGTGACGTACACCGACGCAAACGACGGCGAAGGCGGCATCAACGTCGTGGAGACGAAAAACGCGAGCGCCGATTGCGCCGCGCCCGCGTTCGCCGGGGCGACCGGCGCGACCGGGCTCGACAACGAGGCCGAGATCACGTGGGATCCCGCGACCGATCTGGGCGTGGTTGTTTACAACATCTACCGAGCCGATGCGTCGGGCGGGCACGATTTCGACGACCCGATCGACACGGCGACCGAATCACCCTGGCTCGACCAGTGGGCGCCCAACGGGGCGGACTGGTACTACGTCGTGCGCGCTTGCGATCCCTTCGGCAACTGCGACGGCAACACGGTCGAGGTGACGGCGTCGCCCACCGGGCCCGACCGCATCTTCTTCGACAACTTCGATCTGGAGCCGCGAGCGTGGCAGATCGTGGACGGCGGCTCGAACACGGCGACCTGGAACTCCGACAACGCGGGGTCGCGATCGTCGCCGCACTGGACCGACCGATTCATCGCGGCGGACAAGGAGACGACGGGCGCGCTCCAGCGAATGGACGAGCAGCTCATCACACCGCCGCTCGACTGCTCGCACCACGAGGGCATCGAACTGCGTTTCCGGCACGAGTATCGCCACGGCCTGCTCGACCGCGCGCAGGTGGCGTGGTCATACGACGGCGCGACGTGGACGAATCTCGTGAACTGGGGCGCGGATCAGGAGGGCGCGGTGACCTTCGACCTGCCCGAGGCGGATCTCTACCCGCAGGTCTTCGTGCTGTTCTATTTCAAGAACGCGGGGCTCGATGCGCAGTACTGGGGTCTCGACAACATCGAGGTCGTGGGATGGCCGAGCACCGGCACGCCGACGACGACCACCTCCACGACAACATCGACAACGACCACGACGATTCCCGGAGACGACGACACCGACGACGACACGGCGGATGATGACGCGGATGACGACACCGCCGACGACGACATTGTGGACGACGACACGACGGATGACGACACCGTCGACGACGACGTCGTGGACGACGACACGACGGATGATGACACCATCGATGACGACTCCCTGGACGACGATACGGCGGATGACGACACCGTCGACGGAGCGGACGACAGCGGCGGGAACAACAACGACGGCGGCTGCGGGTGCTGA
- the nrfD gene encoding polysulfide reductase NrfD — MTPEGRAWVRENILLGQSVRDYLRSLVTPWNLVGAAIVAVGLPVIIARFIWGLGATTNLSNTNPWGIWLGFDMFFGVAIATGGFAMVVGVYILGRTEYKPMVRPAILTGFLGYALAVFGLAIDLGRPWRLPYPLFVSMGTASVMFLVAEHLFLYITIQFLEFLPAAVEWLRLRAVRAWLHRIHIGAVILGSVLVMGHQSALGALFLLMPTRLHPLWYSPYLPYLFFASCVAGGIAMLVVESLVSHKVFGHKLSHNDHETIDRLTLGLGKAAMFALFAYLGLKLLSIAHGMSWNHIFTGWGAWWAVEIVAGIALPSVLFLLGIWRESATLVRWGSVVTVLGLLLNRMNVAVIALNWNLPDRYVPSWMEIAVSATLVVFGVWIFRWIVNRMPILNRLPEFPDHD, encoded by the coding sequence ATGACGCCCGAAGGACGGGCCTGGGTTCGCGAAAACATCCTGCTCGGTCAGAGCGTGCGCGACTACCTGCGCAGCCTCGTCACTCCGTGGAATCTCGTGGGTGCGGCGATCGTCGCCGTCGGCCTGCCGGTCATCATCGCCCGGTTCATCTGGGGCCTCGGCGCGACGACGAACCTGTCCAACACCAACCCGTGGGGTATCTGGCTCGGCTTCGACATGTTCTTCGGCGTGGCGATCGCCACCGGCGGATTCGCCATGGTCGTCGGCGTCTACATCCTCGGGCGCACCGAGTACAAACCGATGGTCCGCCCGGCGATCCTCACCGGCTTCCTCGGATACGCTCTCGCGGTCTTCGGTCTCGCCATCGACCTCGGCCGTCCGTGGCGCTTGCCCTATCCCCTCTTCGTCTCGATGGGCACCGCGTCGGTCATGTTCCTCGTCGCCGAGCATCTGTTCCTGTACATCACGATCCAGTTCCTCGAATTCCTGCCCGCGGCGGTCGAGTGGCTGCGTCTGCGAGCCGTGCGCGCGTGGCTGCACCGCATCCATATCGGCGCGGTGATCCTGGGTTCGGTGCTCGTGATGGGGCATCAGTCGGCGCTGGGCGCGCTCTTCCTGCTCATGCCCACGCGGCTGCACCCGCTGTGGTACTCGCCCTATCTGCCGTATCTCTTCTTCGCGTCGTGCGTGGCCGGCGGTATCGCGATGCTGGTCGTCGAGAGCCTCGTCTCCCACAAGGTGTTCGGCCACAAGCTGTCCCACAACGACCACGAGACGATCGACCGGCTGACGCTGGGGCTCGGCAAGGCGGCGATGTTCGCCCTCTTCGCGTATCTCGGCCTCAAGCTCCTGTCGATCGCGCACGGCATGTCCTGGAATCACATTTTCACCGGATGGGGCGCGTGGTGGGCCGTCGAGATCGTCGCGGGCATCGCCCTGCCGTCCGTCCTCTTCCTGCTCGGCATCTGGCGCGAGAGCGCGACGCTGGTTCGCTGGGGCAGCGTGGTCACCGTGCTCGGCCTGCTGCTCAACCGCATGAACGTCGCCGTCATCGCGCTGAATTGGAATTTGCCGGATCGCTACGTGCCGTCCTGGATGGAGATCGCGGTCTCCGCGACGCTCGTCGTCTTCGGCGTGTGGATCTTCCGCTGGATCGTCAACCGTATGCCGATTCTGAATCGGCTGCCCGAATTCCCGGACCACGACTAG
- a CDS encoding 4Fe-4S dicluster domain-containing protein — MTTNTTNTSCDKSVSRKDFLRLMFLGGAAAAATPLLPGTASAAPRIELHKDTLAVLIDLSRCIGCRSCEAACNEANHLGNHPAEYESDKVFDEIRRTDATHFTVVNKRIPAEGAAPVFVKNQCMHCSEPACVSACPARAFEKNINGAVTYNPDVCIGCRYCMQACTFAMPAYEYDSAFDPRVRKCEMCFHNIDKQGAPACASICPQDAIVFGRREVLIEEARKRLEKDAGYVKHIFGEKELGGTSVLYISRVPFDQIGFPTNLPLEPMPKATYGFLSTIPVLHITLPVLLAGIYSVTRRRDDARAEDDHE, encoded by the coding sequence ATGACGACGAACACGACGAACACTTCGTGCGACAAGTCCGTCAGCCGCAAGGACTTCCTGCGCCTGATGTTCCTGGGCGGTGCGGCCGCGGCGGCGACCCCCCTGCTGCCCGGGACCGCGAGCGCCGCGCCCCGCATCGAGCTGCACAAGGACACGCTGGCGGTGTTGATCGACCTGTCGCGCTGCATCGGCTGCCGAAGCTGCGAAGCCGCGTGCAACGAGGCCAATCACCTCGGCAATCACCCGGCGGAGTACGAGTCCGACAAGGTCTTCGACGAAATTCGGCGCACCGACGCCACGCACTTCACCGTCGTCAACAAGCGTATCCCCGCCGAGGGCGCCGCTCCGGTCTTCGTGAAGAACCAATGCATGCACTGCTCCGAACCGGCGTGCGTTTCCGCGTGCCCGGCCCGGGCGTTTGAGAAGAACATCAACGGCGCGGTGACCTACAACCCCGACGTGTGCATCGGCTGCCGCTATTGCATGCAGGCGTGCACCTTCGCGATGCCCGCGTACGAATACGACAGCGCGTTCGATCCGCGCGTGCGCAAGTGCGAGATGTGCTTCCACAATATCGACAAGCAGGGCGCTCCGGCCTGCGCCTCGATCTGCCCGCAGGACGCGATCGTCTTCGGGCGGCGCGAAGTGCTGATCGAGGAAGCCCGCAAGCGTCTGGAAAAGGACGCCGGCTACGTGAAGCACATCTTCGGCGAGAAGGAACTCGGCGGAACGAGCGTGCTCTACATCTCCAGGGTCCCCTTCGATCAAATCGGCTTCCCGACAAACCTTCCGCTGGAGCCGATGCCCAAGGCGACCTACGGATTCCTGTCCACCATCCCGGTCCTGCACATCACGCTCCCCGTGCTTCTGGCCGGCATCTACAGCGTCACCCGTCGGCGGGACGACGCGCGCGCGGAGGACGATCATGAGTAG
- a CDS encoding cytochrome c3 family protein — MPRNYPTTRTAAGLAATIALIVLAGSAAAVMGQETAGPPVDPPESVTIRPIGPHFGPVTFAHKTHNDYVDNGCASCHHKGLENFDFSCSGCHRPDEIVTEAGKPAALKRAYHIQCVGCHKSLQAGPVACTGCHAKNVAAKPTPAPAPTGEVKP, encoded by the coding sequence ATGCCACGCAACTACCCCACCACCCGAACGGCCGCCGGCCTCGCCGCGACGATCGCCCTGATCGTTCTGGCGGGCTCCGCGGCCGCGGTGATGGGCCAGGAGACGGCCGGGCCGCCGGTGGATCCGCCCGAGAGCGTGACCATCCGGCCCATCGGCCCGCACTTCGGCCCCGTCACCTTCGCGCACAAGACGCACAACGACTACGTCGATAACGGATGCGCGAGCTGCCATCACAAGGGGCTCGAGAACTTCGACTTCAGCTGCTCGGGATGCCATCGGCCCGACGAAATCGTCACGGAAGCCGGCAAGCCCGCCGCCCTCAAGCGCGCCTACCACATCCAGTGCGTGGGTTGCCACAAGTCGCTTCAGGCCGGACCCGTCGCCTGCACCGGCTGCCACGCAAAAAACGTTGCGGCGAAGCCGACTCCGGCCCCCGCTCCGACCGGCGAGGTGAAGCCATGA
- a CDS encoding glycine cleavage system protein H: MVIIIVAAFFITAIALDALVVERLAHRKAKEMFLKKFALDAMGEPDRDMLYTEGHTWLRLDRAAFTVGLDEFTRRLAGTIDAIQAPEPGDRVTKGKPAWTLRIGERELAMPAPLTGTVYEVHRDLVAHPAKLGNPFADDAWIIKIAPDHALSELPDLYTPARFRKWFDVQKIRLFAACAPQLGPAMADGDEVQEGAARHMDDDTWNHVCEIVYGRGRDESKSV; the protein is encoded by the coding sequence ATGGTCATCATCATCGTCGCCGCCTTCTTCATCACCGCCATCGCGCTCGACGCCCTCGTCGTCGAGCGCCTTGCGCACCGCAAGGCGAAGGAAATGTTTCTGAAGAAGTTCGCGCTGGACGCCATGGGCGAACCCGATCGGGACATGCTCTACACCGAGGGCCACACCTGGCTCCGCCTCGACCGGGCTGCCTTCACGGTCGGCCTCGACGAGTTCACCCGGCGGCTCGCCGGCACGATCGACGCGATCCAGGCTCCGGAGCCGGGCGACCGCGTGACCAAGGGAAAACCGGCGTGGACGCTGCGCATCGGCGAGCGCGAGCTGGCAATGCCGGCGCCGCTGACCGGCACGGTGTATGAGGTGCATCGCGATCTCGTCGCGCATCCCGCGAAGCTCGGCAATCCCTTCGCCGACGACGCGTGGATCATCAAGATCGCCCCCGATCACGCCCTGAGCGAACTGCCGGATCTCTACACCCCGGCGCGTTTCCGCAAGTGGTTCGACGTCCAGAAGATCCGCCTGTTCGCGGCCTGCGCGCCGCAGCTCGGCCCGGCGATGGCCGACGGCGACGAGGTGCAGGAAGGCGCGGCGCGCCACATGGACGACGACACCTGGAATCACGTTTGCGAGATCGTCTACGGCCGCGGCCGCGACGAATCCAAATCGGTTTGA
- a CDS encoding HAMP domain-containing protein — MSGSENAARAPGGLGRRALRWFARQPLQHKLVVATLLLTLTPLIVYSSVAAGFQRARAVDSAREALEFASMSILRLCEAQEALNRFHENRFQVADGVSGATMGWREGGQFKSLRDVVREVRVGRHGESVVFDGEGRARIHPRLAEGEALDRDGPDAATTRELLDTARALGAGQIALREIPWASGGATAKRLAAVGYFAPYDWVVLVSENEADILAEYHRGRRAFLVLFVVTVALILVGVQVISAWMMRPIVTLTAATEVVAEGSFDVPLPRAPADDEIGRLTRAFGRMVDQLNAARENLLEWNRTLEDKVEARARELETARDRVLESEKMASLGKMAAMVAHEINNPLSGVLSYVKVCRKLIDAEPTPERLDAIRRHLDTGAVEIKRVGDIVRNLLMFAKRTFGEFATGPLNEIVRRAAGLVRHGMDMKNIAFEQDLSATELTLVHCDASGLEQVLVALFVNAMDAMEPGGRLLVSTDYENKEEVRIRVHDTGKGIEPDLLPHIFEPFFTSKTSGKSIGMGLAVVWGVVQAHHGRVKVNSTPGIGTTFTITLPLRGPSDEAGASAFGRVTKSGA, encoded by the coding sequence ATGTCGGGTTCGGAAAACGCCGCGCGTGCGCCCGGCGGCCTCGGTCGTCGCGCGTTGCGTTGGTTCGCGAGGCAGCCGCTCCAACACAAGTTGGTCGTCGCCACGCTCCTGCTGACCCTCACTCCTCTCATTGTCTATTCTTCAGTCGCCGCCGGTTTCCAGCGCGCCCGCGCCGTGGACAGCGCCCGCGAGGCTCTCGAGTTCGCGTCCATGAGCATCCTGCGCCTGTGCGAGGCGCAGGAGGCCCTCAACCGATTCCACGAGAATCGCTTTCAGGTTGCGGACGGCGTGAGCGGCGCGACGATGGGCTGGCGCGAAGGCGGCCAATTCAAATCGCTGCGCGACGTCGTGCGCGAGGTGCGCGTCGGGCGCCACGGCGAGAGCGTCGTCTTCGACGGCGAGGGCCGCGCACGCATCCATCCCCGCTTGGCGGAAGGCGAGGCCCTCGACCGGGACGGCCCCGACGCGGCGACCACCCGCGAATTGCTCGATACCGCCCGCGCGCTAGGGGCCGGGCAGATCGCGCTGCGCGAGATTCCTTGGGCGAGCGGGGGCGCAACGGCGAAGCGACTGGCCGCCGTCGGCTACTTCGCGCCGTACGACTGGGTGGTGCTGGTCAGCGAGAACGAAGCCGACATTCTGGCCGAATACCATCGCGGACGGCGCGCCTTTCTCGTACTCTTCGTCGTCACCGTCGCCCTCATTCTCGTGGGCGTGCAGGTGATCTCCGCGTGGATGATGCGGCCGATCGTCACCCTCACCGCCGCGACCGAGGTGGTGGCCGAGGGCAGCTTCGACGTCCCCCTCCCCCGCGCCCCGGCCGACGACGAAATCGGCCGCCTCACCCGGGCGTTCGGGCGCATGGTCGATCAGCTCAACGCTGCCCGCGAAAACCTGCTCGAATGGAATCGCACGCTCGAGGACAAGGTCGAGGCCCGCGCCCGCGAGCTCGAAACCGCGCGCGACCGCGTGCTCGAATCGGAGAAGATGGCGTCGCTGGGCAAGATGGCCGCGATGGTGGCGCACGAGATCAACAACCCGCTCTCGGGCGTGCTCAGTTACGTCAAAGTCTGCCGTAAGTTGATCGATGCCGAGCCGACCCCCGAACGCCTCGACGCCATCCGCCGCCATCTCGACACCGGAGCCGTCGAAATCAAGCGCGTGGGCGACATCGTGCGCAACCTGCTCATGTTCGCCAAACGCACCTTCGGCGAGTTCGCCACGGGGCCGCTCAACGAGATCGTGCGCCGCGCGGCGGGGCTCGTGCGCCACGGCATGGACATGAAGAACATCGCGTTCGAGCAGGATCTGTCGGCGACCGAACTGACGCTCGTCCACTGCGATGCGAGCGGGCTGGAGCAGGTGCTCGTGGCGCTGTTCGTCAACGCGATGGACGCCATGGAGCCGGGCGGGCGACTCCTGGTCTCCACCGACTATGAGAATAAGGAAGAGGTGCGCATCCGCGTGCACGACACCGGCAAGGGCATCGAGCCCGATTTGCTGCCGCACATCTTCGAGCCGTTTTTCACCAGCAAGACCTCGGGCAAGAGCATCGGCATGGGCCTTGCCGTGGTGTGGGGCGTGGTGCAGGCGCACCACGGTCGCGTGAAGGTGAACTCGACGCCGGGCATCGGCACGACGTTCACGATCACGCTGCCCCTGCGCGGTCCGTCCGACGAAGCGGGCGCGTCGGCGTTCGGGCGCGTGACGAAATCGGGAGCCTGA
- a CDS encoding sigma-54-dependent Fis family transcriptional regulator — METSDIGILIVDDEFSVRDSLDAWFSADGFRTGTAASADEALAALDRGKWEIVLTDIKMPGMDGMALLRRIKSTTPDTVVIMITAFAAVDTAIQALKDGAFDYICKPIDPDELTHIVRNVMDAIRLRNENRELREGIDRLAAVDEIVGGSAAIRNMIRLIGEVAPTDSTVMIRGESGTGKELAARAIHMNSRRKYFSLVTVNCGAIAETLLEDELFGHEKGAFTGAQYLRKGKLETADRGTIFFDEIGDIPPRMQIDILRVIETKRFTRLGGDKEIGVDFRIISATNRDLEQMVKDGTFREDLYYRLNVFRIDLPALRDRAEDIEPIARYWLGRLVEQMNKPVEGFTEQALARLAAHPWPGNVRELRNVIERALVSARGRRIDAADLSLPATGGPAAPTLMSIADMEKVHIEHVLRQVDWNISRAAEVLEIDRATLYNKIKKYGLRT; from the coding sequence ATGGAAACCTCGGATATCGGCATTCTGATCGTGGACGACGAATTCTCGGTGCGCGACTCGCTCGACGCGTGGTTTTCGGCGGACGGGTTCCGCACGGGCACGGCGGCGAGCGCGGACGAGGCATTGGCGGCGCTGGACCGCGGCAAGTGGGAGATCGTGCTGACCGACATCAAGATGCCGGGCATGGACGGCATGGCGCTGCTGCGTCGGATCAAATCCACAACGCCCGACACGGTTGTCATCATGATCACCGCGTTCGCGGCGGTGGACACGGCCATTCAGGCGCTCAAGGACGGCGCGTTCGACTACATTTGCAAGCCCATCGACCCGGACGAACTGACGCACATCGTGCGCAACGTGATGGACGCGATCCGGCTGCGCAACGAGAACCGTGAGCTGCGCGAGGGCATCGACCGGCTCGCCGCCGTGGACGAGATCGTCGGCGGCTCCGCCGCGATCCGCAACATGATCCGGCTGATCGGCGAGGTCGCGCCGACCGACTCGACGGTGATGATCCGCGGCGAATCGGGCACGGGCAAGGAGCTCGCCGCCCGCGCGATCCACATGAACAGCCGCCGCAAGTATTTCAGCCTCGTCACGGTCAACTGCGGCGCCATCGCAGAGACGCTGCTGGAAGACGAACTGTTCGGCCACGAAAAGGGCGCGTTCACCGGCGCGCAGTATCTGCGCAAGGGCAAGCTCGAAACCGCGGACCGGGGCACGATCTTTTTCGACGAGATCGGCGACATCCCCCCGCGCATGCAGATCGACATTTTGCGCGTCATCGAGACCAAGCGATTCACGCGGCTCGGCGGCGACAAGGAGATCGGCGTCGATTTCCGCATCATCAGCGCCACCAACCGCGACCTGGAGCAGATGGTGAAGGACGGCACCTTCCGCGAGGACCTCTACTATCGCCTCAACGTCTTTCGCATCGACCTGCCCGCGCTGCGCGACCGCGCCGAGGATATCGAGCCCATCGCGCGCTACTGGCTCGGCCGGCTCGTCGAGCAGATGAACAAGCCGGTCGAAGGCTTCACCGAGCAGGCCCTCGCCCGCCTCGCCGCGCACCCGTGGCCGGGCAACGTGCGCGAGCTGCGCAACGTCATCGAGCGCGCGCTGGTGTCGGCGCGCGGGCGACGCATCGACGCGGCGGACCTGTCGCTGCCCGCGACCGGCGGCCCGGCCGCCCCCACGCTGATGTCCATCGCAGACATGGAGAAGGTGCACATCGAGCACGTGCTGCGTCAGGTGGACTGGAACATCTCGCGCGCGGCCGAAGTGCTGGAGATCGACCGGGCCACGCTGTACAACAAGATCAAGAAATACGGGCTGCGAACCTGA
- a CDS encoding archaemetzincin family Zn-dependent metalloprotease yields MSIVLRPIGYVDAALLDAIAPRVARWCRREVRLDPRAIDPEPARDPKRHQYHAGVLLQNLLDESNDAATDARVLGVTGVDLFIPIFTYLFGQAQLGGRAGIFSTHRLREEFYGGGHDGDRLVARAVKEAVHELGHTFGLRHCIDPSCVMRSSTYIEEVDQKGEDFCLACAAHLHAPT; encoded by the coding sequence GTGTCGATTGTTCTTCGTCCGATCGGCTACGTGGACGCGGCGCTGCTGGACGCGATCGCGCCGCGCGTGGCGCGGTGGTGCCGGCGCGAGGTGCGGCTCGACCCCCGCGCGATCGATCCCGAGCCCGCCCGCGACCCGAAACGCCATCAGTACCACGCGGGCGTTCTGCTCCAGAATTTGCTCGACGAGTCGAACGACGCGGCCACAGACGCGCGCGTGCTGGGCGTGACCGGCGTCGATCTGTTCATCCCCATTTTCACGTACCTGTTCGGTCAGGCGCAGCTCGGCGGGCGCGCGGGCATCTTTTCGACGCACCGTTTGCGCGAGGAATTTTACGGCGGCGGGCACGACGGCGACCGGCTCGTCGCGCGCGCGGTCAAGGAAGCGGTGCACGAACTCGGTCACACGTTCGGCCTGCGGCACTGCATCGACCCATCGTGCGTGATGCGCTCGTCCACCTATATCGAAGAGGTCGATCAGAAGGGCGAGGACTTTTGCCTCGCGTGCGCGGCGCATCTGCACGCGCCGACTTGA